From the Astatotilapia calliptera chromosome 6, fAstCal1.2, whole genome shotgun sequence genome, one window contains:
- the LOC113024023 gene encoding uncharacterized protein LOC113024023 isoform X2, with protein MTAHSEIHFLKRHEGESVVLPCEIEHRDPSPLGVYLKRTWLNHKEVLFKYTKEDFTVDNSADKSRISVSGDPSLYSLNITISQLNASDTDRYYCEFVVENLSSADEKIPSKTEFFLLVGADVPESVDTYPEYVIERCAGGSAVLPCLPQRGEGLAVEGVILKRQKGRGPVELLYNSKQHHSGSRSSSSSQFPVERVQLSSAPGPGGITYNLTLQQLQPEDSALYSCQLLLHGQPDSSTSLGRRVFFISVQGGHWCGCSSYSSLLYVLSSAVGVLLLLLLLTGCVLCKGKARHNAKSHSPAPIYEEMKSPSQKEAPLRLKDIGCSEYRDSPAKRSSSENHYETPRAALNSIKT; from the exons CTCACAGTGAGATTCACTTCTTGAAGCGGCATGAGGGTGAATCTGTCGTTCTTCCCTGTGAGATTGAACACAGGGACCCATCGCCCTTGGGAGTCTACCTGAAACGCACCTGGCTGAATCATAAAGAAGTGCTGTTCAAGTACACCAAGGAAGACTTTACAGTTGACAATTCTGCTGACAAAAGCCGCATTAGCGTCAGTGGAGACCCGAGCCTTTATTCTCTGAATATCACCATCTCTCAGCTGAACGCCAGCGACACAGACCGCTACTACTGCGAGTTTGTCGTGGAAAAtctttcctctgcagatgaaaaGATACCATCAAAGACGGAATTCTTCCTCCTTGTTGGTGCTG ATGTCCCTGAGTCAGTGGACACTTATCCAGAGTACGTGATAGAGAGATGTGCTGGGGGTTCGGCGGTACTCCCCTGCCTCCCCCAACGTGGGGAAGGCTTGGCCGTGGAGGGGGTGATTCTAAAGAGGCAGAAGGGTCGGGGACCTGTAGAGCTGCTGTACAACTCAAAGCAGCACCACAGCGGCAGCcgttcttcctcctcctctcagttCCCTGTTGAGAGGGTCCAGTTGTCCTCTGCGCCCGGCCCCGGCGGCATCACCTACAACCTCaccctgcagcagctgcagccagAAGACAGTGCTTTGTACAGCTGCCAGCTGCTTCTGCACGGTCAACCCGATAGCAGTACCAGCCTAGGGAGACGTGTATTCTTTATTTCTGTACAAG GTGGTCATTGGTGCGGTTGCTCCAGTTACTCCTCTCTGCTGTACGTTTTGTCATCAGCTGTGGgcgttctcctcctcctcctgctcctcactGGATGTGTGTTATGTAAA GGCAAAGCACGCCACAATGCGAAGTCACATAGTCCGGCCCCTATCTACGAGGAGATGAAGTCTCCCAGTCAAAAAGAGGCCCCTCTCCGTCTGAAGGACATAGGGTGCTCCGAGTACAGAGACAGCCCAGCAAAGAGATCCTCGTCAGAGAACCACTATGAAACTCCAAGAGCAGCTCTCAACAGCATCAAAACCTAG
- the LOC113024024 gene encoding uncharacterized protein LOC113024024, giving the protein MSGIQYLAYSWAFVITQTGFVCSEIHFLKQYEGESVVLPCEIEQRYPAPLGVSLKRSWLVEEEVLFKYTKEDFTVKNSADKSRIRVRGDPSLHSVNITISQLNASDTDRYYCEFVVENLSSADDRIRGKMEFFLLVGAGCFDLVPTGAQFGGSSYSFLVYALSSAVVFLLLLFTGFVVISKCKGSQSMKSHEADVYEEMGRATPPSQTQAPAHQREITEASQQSKLHLGNPYEFQEVLSSTS; this is encoded by the exons ATGTCTGGGATTCAGTACCTGGCTTACTCGTGGGCTTTTGTCATCACACAGACTGGTTTtg tttgcagtGAGATTCACTTCTTGAAGCAGTATGAGGGTGAATCCGTTGTTCTTCCCTGTGAGATTGAACAGAGGTACCCAGCGCCCCTGGGAGTCTCACTCAAACGATCCTGGCTGGTTGAAGAAGAAGTGCTGTTCAAGTACACCAAGGAAGACTTTACAGTTAAAAATTCTGCTGACAAAAGCCGCATTCGCGTCAGGGGAGACCCGAGCCTTCATTCTGTGAATATCACCATCTCTCAGCTGAACGCCAGCGACACAGATCGCTACTACTGCGAGTTTGTCGTGGAAAAtctttcctctgcagatgaccGCATACGTGGAAAGATGGAATTCTTCCTCCTTGTTGGTGCTG GATGCTTTGACCTTGTGCCTACAGGTGCTCAGTTTGGTGGCTCCAGTTACTCCTTTCTGGTGTACGCTTTGTCATCAGCTGTGGTTTTTCTCCTTCTGCTCTTCACTGGATTTGTGGTGATTTCTAAA TGCAAAGGATCTCAGAGTATGAAGTCACATGAAGCCGATGTCTACGAGGAAATGGGTAGGGCAACACCTCCCAGTCAAACACAAGCACCTGCCCATCAGAGGGAAATAACAGAAGCTTCCCAACAAAGTAAACTTCACCTGGGGAACCCCTATGAATTTCAAGAGGTGCTCTCATCAACATCATAA
- the LOC113024023 gene encoding uncharacterized protein LOC113024023 isoform X1, translated as MIWIQYLAFLWAVVITQIGFAHSEIHFLKRHEGESVVLPCEIEHRDPSPLGVYLKRTWLNHKEVLFKYTKEDFTVDNSADKSRISVSGDPSLYSLNITISQLNASDTDRYYCEFVVENLSSADEKIPSKTEFFLLVGADVPESVDTYPEYVIERCAGGSAVLPCLPQRGEGLAVEGVILKRQKGRGPVELLYNSKQHHSGSRSSSSSQFPVERVQLSSAPGPGGITYNLTLQQLQPEDSALYSCQLLLHGQPDSSTSLGRRVFFISVQGGHWCGCSSYSSLLYVLSSAVGVLLLLLLLTGCVLCKGKARHNAKSHSPAPIYEEMKSPSQKEAPLRLKDIGCSEYRDSPAKRSSSENHYETPRAALNSIKT; from the exons ATGATTTGGATCCAATACCTTGCTTTTTTGTGGGCTGTAGTCATCACGCAGATTGGGTTTG CTCACAGTGAGATTCACTTCTTGAAGCGGCATGAGGGTGAATCTGTCGTTCTTCCCTGTGAGATTGAACACAGGGACCCATCGCCCTTGGGAGTCTACCTGAAACGCACCTGGCTGAATCATAAAGAAGTGCTGTTCAAGTACACCAAGGAAGACTTTACAGTTGACAATTCTGCTGACAAAAGCCGCATTAGCGTCAGTGGAGACCCGAGCCTTTATTCTCTGAATATCACCATCTCTCAGCTGAACGCCAGCGACACAGACCGCTACTACTGCGAGTTTGTCGTGGAAAAtctttcctctgcagatgaaaaGATACCATCAAAGACGGAATTCTTCCTCCTTGTTGGTGCTG ATGTCCCTGAGTCAGTGGACACTTATCCAGAGTACGTGATAGAGAGATGTGCTGGGGGTTCGGCGGTACTCCCCTGCCTCCCCCAACGTGGGGAAGGCTTGGCCGTGGAGGGGGTGATTCTAAAGAGGCAGAAGGGTCGGGGACCTGTAGAGCTGCTGTACAACTCAAAGCAGCACCACAGCGGCAGCcgttcttcctcctcctctcagttCCCTGTTGAGAGGGTCCAGTTGTCCTCTGCGCCCGGCCCCGGCGGCATCACCTACAACCTCaccctgcagcagctgcagccagAAGACAGTGCTTTGTACAGCTGCCAGCTGCTTCTGCACGGTCAACCCGATAGCAGTACCAGCCTAGGGAGACGTGTATTCTTTATTTCTGTACAAG GTGGTCATTGGTGCGGTTGCTCCAGTTACTCCTCTCTGCTGTACGTTTTGTCATCAGCTGTGGgcgttctcctcctcctcctgctcctcactGGATGTGTGTTATGTAAA GGCAAAGCACGCCACAATGCGAAGTCACATAGTCCGGCCCCTATCTACGAGGAGATGAAGTCTCCCAGTCAAAAAGAGGCCCCTCTCCGTCTGAAGGACATAGGGTGCTCCGAGTACAGAGACAGCCCAGCAAAGAGATCCTCGTCAGAGAACCACTATGAAACTCCAAGAGCAGCTCTCAACAGCATCAAAACCTAG